The following DNA comes from Candidatus Nitrosotalea okcheonensis.
TCGAGACAATCGTTTGTAGAAATTGGGGAAAAACTTGGATTATCAGAATCGGCAGTAAGAAGAAGAGTAAAGAATCTTACAGGTGGAGGAATAATTAAAAAATTTACAATTGAAACCGGAGATGCAAATTCTACAAGTGCCATAATTTTGATCTCAGTTGATTCATCAACTGATACATCAAAGGTATCAGCAAAACTTTCTAAACTACATGGAGTTCACACAGTATTTGAAATAACAGGACAATATGATATTGCTACAATAATCAAGG
Coding sequences within:
- the lysM gene encoding HTH-type transcriptional regulator LysM is translated as MSRDKTDETIIEILKKDSRQSFVEIGEKLGLSESAVRRRVKNLTGGGIIKKFTIETGDANSTSAIILISVDSSTDTSKVSAKLSKLHGVHTVFEITGQYDIATIIKAPTITDINVCIDELRKVPGVFDTNTVIILRTVT